A genomic window from Leptolyngbya sp. BL0902 includes:
- the speA gene encoding biosynthetic arginine decarboxylase — MAQQPSLEPVRPFDRATLESMLQATKAPTTGWTIEASEELYRIHSWGDPYFSINADGHITVSPQGDRGGSLDLLELVEAIKQRNLHLPLLIRFPDILEDRIERINACFAKAIARYKYNGVYRGVFPVKCNQQRQLLEDIVRFGKPYQFGLEAGSKPELLIALATLDTPGALLICNGYKDKDYIETAMLGQRLGQQPIIVIEQMNEVELAIAASRRLNIRPVLGVRAKLSTKGSGRWGVSAGDRAKFGLTVPEILAVVDRLREEDMLDCLQLLHFHIGSQISAISVLKEALREAGRIYVELVELGAKMGYLDVGGGLAVDYDGSQTSFYASKNYSTQNYANDVVAEVQEACRAKDVPVPTLISESGRAIVSHQSVLVFDVLGCSDAPAQDELEIPGDGDHAILRELYEIHQSITPQNVQELYNDALQFKEESISLFNFGYLTLADRAKAERLYWACCRKALSVVSDADYVPEDIEELTQSMASIYYINLSVFQSMPDAWAIDQLFPILPIHRLNEEPSCRGTLADLTCDSDGKISHFIDLRDVKHVLELHPLQEDKPYYLGMFLGGAYQEIMGNLHNLFGDTNAVHIHMTPKGYQVQHVVKGDTMTEVLGYVQYDAEDMIENIRRRSEQSLQENQITLEESQLLIQQYEHSLGRYTYLV, encoded by the coding sequence ATGGCACAGCAACCATCCCTAGAGCCCGTTCGCCCCTTTGACCGTGCCACCCTGGAAAGTATGTTACAAGCCACCAAAGCCCCCACCACCGGATGGACCATTGAAGCCAGCGAGGAACTGTACCGTATCCATAGCTGGGGAGATCCCTATTTTTCCATCAATGCCGACGGTCACATTACCGTGTCGCCCCAGGGAGATCGGGGCGGGTCGTTAGATCTGCTGGAGCTGGTGGAGGCGATTAAGCAGCGGAACCTGCATCTGCCCCTGCTGATCCGCTTCCCCGACATTTTGGAAGACCGCATCGAGCGGATCAACGCCTGCTTTGCCAAGGCCATCGCCCGCTACAAGTACAATGGCGTCTACCGGGGCGTGTTTCCGGTGAAGTGCAACCAGCAGCGGCAGTTGTTGGAGGATATTGTGCGCTTTGGCAAGCCCTACCAGTTTGGCCTGGAGGCAGGCTCTAAGCCGGAATTACTCATCGCCCTAGCCACCTTAGATACCCCTGGGGCACTGCTGATCTGCAACGGCTACAAAGACAAGGACTACATCGAAACGGCGATGCTGGGTCAGCGCCTCGGCCAGCAGCCGATTATTGTAATCGAGCAAATGAATGAGGTGGAATTGGCCATTGCCGCCAGCCGCCGCCTGAATATTCGTCCGGTGCTGGGGGTGCGGGCCAAGCTCAGCACCAAGGGTAGCGGTCGCTGGGGCGTATCGGCGGGGGATCGGGCCAAGTTTGGCCTCACGGTGCCGGAGATTTTGGCCGTGGTGGATCGCCTGCGAGAAGAGGACATGCTGGACTGCCTGCAACTGCTGCACTTCCACATCGGCTCCCAAATTTCCGCCATCAGCGTGTTGAAGGAAGCTCTGCGGGAGGCGGGCCGCATCTATGTGGAGCTGGTGGAGTTGGGGGCCAAGATGGGCTACCTGGATGTGGGCGGCGGCCTAGCGGTGGACTACGACGGCTCCCAAACCAGTTTCTATGCCTCCAAAAACTACAGCACCCAAAACTACGCGAACGACGTGGTTGCCGAAGTGCAGGAAGCCTGTCGGGCTAAGGATGTCCCGGTTCCTACCCTGATTAGCGAGAGCGGACGGGCGATTGTCTCCCATCAATCGGTGCTGGTGTTTGACGTGCTGGGGTGCAGCGATGCCCCGGCCCAGGATGAGCTAGAAATCCCCGGCGATGGCGATCATGCCATCCTGCGAGAACTCTACGAAATTCACCAGAGCATCACCCCCCAAAACGTTCAGGAGCTCTACAACGACGCCCTGCAATTTAAAGAAGAGTCCATCAGCCTGTTTAACTTCGGCTACCTCACCCTAGCCGACCGAGCCAAGGCGGAACGACTCTACTGGGCCTGCTGCCGTAAGGCGCTCTCCGTGGTCAGTGATGCGGACTACGTGCCTGAAGACATCGAGGAACTGACCCAGAGCATGGCCTCGATTTACTACATCAACCTGTCGGTGTTCCAGTCCATGCCCGACGCCTGGGCCATCGACCAACTGTTCCCCATCCTGCCCATCCATCGCCTCAACGAAGAACCCTCCTGCCGGGGCACCCTGGCCGACCTCACCTGCGACAGCGACGGCAAAATTTCCCACTTCATCGACCTGCGCGATGTGAAGCACGTCCTAGAACTGCACCCCCTCCAGGAGGACAAGCCCTACTATCTAGGGATGTTCTTGGGCGGGGCCTACCAGGAAATTATGGGCAACCTGCACAACCTGTTTGGCGACACCAACGCCGTCCACATCCACATGACCCCCAAGGGCTACCAGGTGCAGCACGTCGTCAAGGGCGACACCATGACCGAGGTGCTGGGCTATGTGCAGTACGACGCCGAGGACATGATCGAAAATATCCGGCGACGGTCAGAACAGTCTCTCCAGGAAAACCAAATCACCCTGGAAGAATCTCAACTGTTGATTCAGCAGTACGAACACAGCCTGGGCCGCTACACCTACCTAGTGTGA
- a CDS encoding DUF2237 family protein has translation MMDMPSTSSSTASNVLGTSLGTCCTNPMTGFYRDGCCNTGAGDMGAHVVCAVMTAEFLAYTKAQGNDLSTPLPAFQFPGLKPGDRWCLCASRWKEALDAGVAPPVCLEATHASALEYVSLADLQRHALPPAD, from the coding sequence ATGATGGATATGCCTTCTACCTCTTCATCTACCGCCAGCAACGTGTTGGGTACGTCCCTGGGTACCTGCTGCACCAATCCGATGACCGGGTTCTACCGCGATGGCTGCTGCAACACCGGAGCCGGAGATATGGGTGCCCATGTGGTCTGTGCTGTAATGACGGCGGAGTTCCTCGCCTACACCAAAGCCCAGGGCAACGACCTTTCCACCCCCCTGCCCGCCTTCCAGTTTCCGGGCCTCAAACCAGGGGATCGCTGGTGCCTCTGCGCCTCCCGCTGGAAGGAAGCCCTCGATGCTGGCGTTGCTCCCCCCGTTTGCCTAGAGGCCACCCACGCCTCTGCCCTGGAATACGTTTCCCTGGCCGATCTGCAACGCCACGCCCTACCCCCGGCTGATTAG
- a CDS encoding MFS transporter: MAPQPQAPPSEPLPLRFWIAALVAFVNAVGFTMIIPLIYPYALQFGLSDFQASLLTTAYALAQFLGTPILGRLSDRVGRKPLLVVSLLGTVAANVMAAFATTAALLYGARLLDGITGGNTSIAQAVVGDITTPEQRPRAYGIFGALFRLGFVAGPPLSYGAQLVPPLPGLTPLGMGFLLSALMALLATGLCLFLLPETLATCCEKFRLSWRDFGLGRMAQSMGDPRFGRTFWLTFFSGFTFTIFTFAFQPFFINVLGQSPQNLAIMFAVFGVIGFATQVFGLEPLRRQFSLVTILAATLAARGLLFLLMPAFPNLIAFGLITIAFSAVNSFPMPMIDALLSLKSGPQEQGEVLGTNASYLSMSNALGPATAGLLVSVGYGLPFWVSGSLTLLTAGFALTLEAPATLK; this comes from the coding sequence ATGGCCCCCCAACCCCAGGCTCCCCCATCGGAACCCCTGCCCCTGCGCTTTTGGATTGCGGCCTTGGTGGCCTTTGTCAATGCCGTGGGGTTCACCATGATCATTCCCTTGATCTACCCCTACGCCCTTCAGTTTGGCCTCAGCGATTTCCAGGCAAGTTTGCTCACCACCGCCTATGCCCTCGCCCAGTTTTTGGGTACGCCCATTTTGGGGCGGCTGTCGGATCGGGTGGGGCGCAAACCCCTGCTGGTGGTGAGTCTTTTGGGGACGGTGGCCGCTAACGTCATGGCGGCCTTCGCTACTACGGCGGCCTTGCTCTACGGGGCGCGGCTGCTGGACGGCATTACCGGGGGCAACACCTCCATTGCCCAGGCGGTGGTGGGAGACATTACCACGCCGGAGCAGCGACCCAGGGCCTACGGTATTTTTGGGGCGTTGTTTCGGTTGGGGTTTGTAGCGGGGCCTCCCCTGAGCTATGGGGCCCAGTTGGTGCCGCCCCTACCCGGTCTAACACCGCTGGGAATGGGGTTCCTGCTCTCGGCCCTGATGGCGCTGCTGGCGACGGGGCTGTGTCTCTTTCTGCTGCCGGAAACCTTGGCGACCTGCTGCGAAAAGTTTCGGCTCTCCTGGCGCGATTTTGGCCTGGGGCGCATGGCTCAATCTATGGGCGATCCCCGCTTTGGCCGCACCTTTTGGCTCACCTTTTTTAGTGGCTTCACCTTTACCATTTTTACCTTTGCCTTTCAGCCCTTTTTTATCAATGTGCTGGGCCAGAGCCCCCAAAACTTGGCCATTATGTTTGCGGTGTTTGGGGTGATTGGCTTTGCCACCCAGGTGTTTGGCCTAGAGCCGCTGAGGCGACAGTTTAGCCTCGTGACCATCCTCGCCGCCACCCTCGCTGCCCGTGGGCTGTTGTTTTTACTGATGCCCGCCTTCCCCAACCTGATCGCCTTTGGCCTCATTACCATTGCCTTTAGCGCCGTTAACTCCTTTCCCATGCCGATGATTGACGCCCTTCTGTCCCTCAAGAGCGGCCCCCAGGAACAGGGGGAGGTGCTTGGTACCAACGCTTCCTACCTGAGTATGTCGAACGCCCTGGGGCCAGCTACGGCTGGGCTTTTGGTGAGTGTGGGCTATGGCCTGCCCTTTTGGGTCTCCGGTAGCCTGACCCTCCTGACCGCCGGATTTGCCCTCACCCTGGAGGCCCCAGCGACGTTAAAGTAA
- a CDS encoding ATP-binding protein: MTKAIKGQRVATANIKADPTALVVPSGDGDELQLIQAGVMALVESSTDLVALSGLDQRMSFVNSAGRALVGLPDLEAVRQTTIADYFDQDTVARLHQEVLPAVLDQGHWQGVLDIRHFQSGDRIPLFFNSTLVRHSQTGEPIGIGTVGREMGLLQRMNQERQAAIEALAQLNQELEDRIRQRTAELQASEQKFRAIFNNTFQFTGLMTPDGILLEANQTALDFAGLQPQDVLHKPLWQSHWWSLSVAEQQRLQAAVAQAAQGKFMRYELDFRGRQDSVVTVDFSIRPLQDLTGRVVLLIPEARDISDRKQMEAQLRASNDRLAEANRELSRATRLKDEFMATMSHELRTPLSSILGMAQALRHEIYGSLSERQHHAIGIIERSGRHLLALINDVLDLAKIESGKMDLRLAPLTLRDLCDSSLSFVQPQAREKHIQMSVHLDQAPVHIEADELRLKQALINLMDNAVKFTPAGGRVSLTVEADADAGPTALLRFIVADTGPGIAPADYSRLFESFVQLDSSLTREHGGTGLGLALVKRITEMHGGQVTVESQLGRGSRFILHLPCPTVALAPSRGVIDISPQVAPAPPPPKGRILVAEDNPANRDLLVEVLQSMGYQVIAAHDGYDAIQKALAHPPDLVLMDIQMPSMDGLEAIRRMRAHPALEQRPIVALTALAMPGDRERCMKAGATAYLAKPLPLDGLDTLLQRILAPESALLE; the protein is encoded by the coding sequence ATGACTAAGGCAATAAAGGGGCAGCGGGTTGCAACCGCAAACATTAAGGCCGATCCCACGGCCCTGGTCGTCCCCTCGGGCGATGGCGACGAACTGCAACTGATCCAGGCCGGGGTGATGGCCCTGGTGGAAAGCAGCACCGACCTGGTGGCCCTCAGTGGTCTGGATCAGCGCATGAGCTTTGTCAATTCGGCGGGTCGTGCCTTGGTGGGACTACCAGACCTAGAGGCCGTCCGCCAAACAACCATTGCCGATTACTTTGACCAAGACACCGTAGCTCGTTTGCACCAGGAGGTGCTGCCAGCGGTGCTAGATCAGGGCCATTGGCAAGGGGTGCTAGACATTCGGCACTTTCAGAGCGGGGATCGAATTCCGCTGTTTTTCAACTCCACCCTGGTGCGCCATTCCCAGACGGGGGAGCCCATCGGCATTGGCACCGTAGGCCGAGAAATGGGCTTGCTTCAGCGCATGAACCAAGAGCGGCAGGCCGCCATCGAAGCCCTCGCCCAGCTCAATCAAGAACTGGAGGATCGGATTCGTCAACGCACCGCCGAACTCCAGGCCAGCGAGCAAAAGTTCCGCGCCATTTTTAACAACACCTTCCAGTTCACGGGGCTGATGACCCCGGACGGCATTTTGCTCGAGGCCAACCAAACCGCCCTCGACTTTGCCGGACTGCAACCCCAGGATGTGCTGCACAAGCCCCTGTGGCAGTCCCACTGGTGGTCGCTGTCGGTGGCCGAACAGCAGCGGCTTCAGGCGGCGGTGGCCCAGGCGGCCCAAGGCAAGTTTATGCGCTACGAGCTAGATTTTCGCGGTCGGCAGGATAGTGTGGTCACGGTAGACTTCTCGATTCGCCCCCTGCAAGACTTGACCGGGCGGGTGGTTCTGCTGATCCCCGAAGCCCGCGACATCAGCGACCGCAAACAAATGGAAGCCCAACTGCGGGCCAGCAATGACCGCCTTGCCGAGGCCAACCGAGAGCTGTCCCGCGCCACCCGTCTCAAGGACGAGTTTATGGCCACCATGAGCCATGAGCTACGGACTCCCCTGAGTTCCATCTTGGGCATGGCCCAGGCGCTACGCCATGAGATTTATGGTTCCCTTAGTGAGCGTCAGCACCATGCCATCGGCATCATCGAGCGCAGTGGCCGACACCTGCTGGCCCTGATCAACGACGTGCTAGATCTGGCCAAAATTGAGTCGGGGAAGATGGATCTGCGCCTCGCCCCTCTCACCCTGCGGGATCTCTGCGACAGTAGCCTGTCCTTTGTGCAGCCCCAGGCCCGTGAGAAGCACATTCAGATGAGTGTCCACCTCGATCAGGCTCCCGTTCACATTGAGGCCGACGAACTCCGCTTGAAGCAGGCGCTAATTAACCTGATGGACAACGCCGTCAAGTTTACCCCTGCCGGAGGTCGGGTCAGTCTTACCGTGGAAGCCGATGCAGACGCTGGCCCAACGGCCCTGCTGCGATTCATCGTAGCCGACACCGGGCCAGGGATTGCCCCTGCCGACTATAGTCGCCTGTTTGAGTCCTTTGTGCAGCTCGATAGCAGCCTCACCCGCGAGCATGGCGGCACCGGGCTGGGGCTAGCCCTCGTCAAGCGCATCACCGAAATGCACGGGGGCCAGGTTACGGTGGAGAGCCAGTTGGGGCGAGGCAGTCGGTTCATCCTGCATTTGCCCTGCCCCACCGTGGCCCTAGCTCCCAGCCGAGGCGTCATTGATATCTCACCCCAGGTGGCCCCAGCCCCACCACCACCCAAGGGTCGCATCCTGGTGGCCGAAGACAACCCAGCCAACCGCGATCTTCTTGTGGAAGTGCTTCAGTCCATGGGCTACCAAGTGATCGCCGCCCACGATGGCTACGATGCGATCCAAAAGGCCCTCGCCCACCCCCCAGACTTGGTGTTGATGGATATTCAAATGCCCTCCATGGACGGCCTAGAGGCCATTCGCCGTATGCGTGCCCACCCAGCGCTAGAGCAGCGGCCCATCGTGGCCCTTACGGCCCTGGCCATGCCTGGGGATCGAGAACGCTGCATGAAAGCTGGAGCCACCGCCTACCTGGCTAAGCCCCTGCCGTTAGATGGGCTCGATACCCTCCTCCAGCGCATCCTAGCCCCAGAGTCTGCCCTGCTAGAGTAG
- a CDS encoding F0F1 ATP synthase subunit gamma encodes MLTLEALQSQIHSIEDLQAVVRTMKALAMVSLRQYERARLSLADYQATVELGLQGVLHHQRFAEDATGAPPLDRPSTGAGQVGLVIIGSDHGLCGSFNEQIVAHALDYLHRHQLAPHQCRLAAVGARVVPYLDAAHHHVDQAFSLPSSLAGIPVLLQDLWQRLEQWRFPDPNASPSSLAPRAIDRILLCSHQSLSSTTFQPRILQLLPLDPVWLQALAQRPWPSVGLPLVPAPWAGSLDIGLRQYLLVALHRATVESLASENAARLGAMQAAEKNIEERLADLNADYRQQRQNAITGELLDIVGGFEALNQAKA; translated from the coding sequence ATGCTCACCCTGGAAGCCCTGCAAAGCCAGATTCACAGCATTGAAGATCTTCAGGCGGTGGTGCGCACCATGAAGGCGCTAGCCATGGTCAGCCTGCGCCAGTATGAAAGGGCGCGGCTCTCCCTGGCCGACTACCAAGCCACCGTGGAACTGGGGCTGCAAGGGGTGTTACACCATCAGCGGTTTGCGGAGGATGCGACGGGAGCACCGCCCTTGGATCGTCCCAGCACCGGGGCAGGGCAGGTGGGCCTGGTGATCATCGGCTCTGACCACGGCCTCTGCGGATCCTTCAACGAACAAATTGTCGCCCACGCCCTCGATTACCTCCACCGCCATCAGCTTGCGCCCCACCAGTGCCGCCTTGCTGCCGTGGGGGCGCGGGTTGTGCCCTACCTAGACGCGGCCCACCACCACGTTGACCAAGCCTTTTCCCTGCCCAGTTCCCTCGCGGGGATTCCCGTCCTGCTGCAAGACCTATGGCAGCGGCTAGAGCAGTGGCGCTTCCCGGATCCCAACGCATCCCCCTCTTCCCTCGCCCCCAGGGCCATCGACCGAATTTTGCTGTGCTCCCACCAGTCGCTCTCGTCTACCACCTTCCAGCCCAGAATTCTGCAACTGCTGCCCCTCGATCCGGTCTGGCTCCAGGCCCTAGCCCAGCGCCCCTGGCCCTCGGTGGGGTTGCCCCTAGTGCCCGCCCCCTGGGCAGGATCCCTAGATATTGGTCTGCGGCAATACCTGTTGGTGGCTCTCCATCGCGCCACGGTGGAATCCTTGGCTAGCGAGAATGCTGCCCGGTTGGGTGCGATGCAGGCGGCAGAAAAAAATATTGAGGAACGCCTAGCCGACCTGAATGCCGACTATCGGCAGCAGCGCCAAAATGCCATTACCGGAGAGCTCCTAGACATTGTCGGCGGGTTTGAAGCCCTCAACCAAGCTAAAGCCTAA
- the msrB gene encoding peptide-methionine (R)-S-oxide reductase MsrB: MLAYPFYNGQWPSTAMVQKIQKTDDEWKQQLTAEQYQVTRKHGTERAFTGAYHDNKAPGLYRCVCCGTELFSSETKYDSGTGWPSFWAPIKEDHVATKRDISLFMVRTEVLCAACDAHLGHVFNDGPAPTGQRYCMNSAALQFEPKES, encoded by the coding sequence ATGCTGGCATATCCCTTTTATAACGGCCAGTGGCCATCGACAGCTATGGTGCAAAAAATTCAAAAAACTGACGACGAGTGGAAGCAGCAGCTTACCGCTGAGCAGTACCAAGTAACCCGCAAGCACGGTACCGAACGAGCCTTTACCGGGGCCTACCACGACAACAAAGCCCCCGGCCTCTACCGCTGCGTGTGCTGCGGCACAGAGCTCTTCTCCTCCGAAACCAAGTACGACTCAGGCACGGGCTGGCCCAGCTTTTGGGCTCCCATCAAGGAAGACCATGTGGCCACCAAACGAGACATCAGCCTCTTTATGGTGCGCACGGAGGTGCTCTGTGCGGCCTGCGATGCCCACCTTGGCCATGTGTTCAACGATGGCCCCGCCCCCACCGGGCAGCGCTACTGCATGAACTCCGCCGCCCTCCAGTTCGAGCCCAAGGAAAGCTAG
- a CDS encoding alpha/beta fold hydrolase, translated as MDLYCDIQGQGTPILCLHGHPGSARTMAVFCERLAGPYQTLAPDLRGYGASQVRQPFHLEESLEDLVALLDRQGIEQCWVLGWSLGGILALELALRYPDRILGLILIATAARPVGNHPRPSRLEVVNTGLASLINLVIPGHPWVIRHLGQNSLYRYLLRRHTPVAYRRLAQEGFGAFVHTSRHAHQALNQAMAQGYNRLPDLGQIRVPCLVLCGDQDCHITAQASLETAHHLPQAESRCYANTAHLLPWEIPHELLNDIEAWLSCHTSNLAPPPG; from the coding sequence GTGGATCTCTACTGCGATATCCAAGGTCAGGGTACGCCGATCCTCTGCCTCCACGGCCATCCCGGATCGGCGCGTACTATGGCGGTCTTTTGTGAACGGCTGGCGGGGCCGTATCAAACCCTGGCCCCAGATTTGCGCGGCTATGGTGCCAGCCAGGTACGCCAGCCCTTCCATCTCGAAGAAAGCCTAGAGGATCTAGTCGCCCTGCTGGATCGTCAGGGAATTGAGCAATGCTGGGTGCTGGGCTGGTCGTTGGGCGGCATTTTGGCCCTCGAACTAGCCCTGCGCTACCCCGACCGCATTCTGGGGCTGATTCTGATCGCCACCGCCGCCCGTCCGGTGGGCAACCATCCCCGTCCTTCCAGGCTAGAGGTGGTGAATACAGGGCTAGCGTCGCTGATCAACCTTGTGATCCCCGGACACCCTTGGGTGATCCGCCACCTTGGCCAAAACTCCCTCTACCGCTACCTGCTGCGACGGCACACCCCAGTCGCCTACCGCCGTCTGGCCCAGGAGGGCTTTGGGGCCTTTGTTCACACGTCTCGCCATGCCCACCAGGCGCTCAACCAAGCCATGGCCCAGGGCTACAACCGATTACCAGATCTGGGCCAAATTCGGGTACCCTGCCTCGTTCTGTGCGGCGACCAGGATTGCCACATCACCGCCCAGGCCAGCCTAGAAACGGCCCACCATCTACCCCAGGCCGAAAGTCGCTGCTATGCCAATACTGCTCACCTGCTGCCCTGGGAAATCCCCCACGAGCTTTTAAACGACATTGAGGCATGGCTAAGCTGCCACACCTCAAACCTAGCGCCGCCCCCAGGCTGA
- a CDS encoding DUF1816 domain-containing protein, whose translation MKTSFGRFLEDFLGFRKAWWLEIKTSQPTCTYYFGPFDSEEEAETLKGGYIEDLEQEGALNIRTSIQRCSDPAQLTITEEWDSPFGGFTSPAFSGQP comes from the coding sequence ATGAAAACTTCTTTCGGGCGTTTTTTAGAAGACTTTTTGGGATTCAGAAAGGCGTGGTGGCTAGAAATTAAAACTAGCCAGCCCACCTGCACCTACTACTTTGGCCCCTTCGATAGCGAAGAAGAAGCCGAAACCTTGAAGGGTGGCTACATCGAAGACCTAGAACAGGAGGGGGCCTTAAACATCCGCACCTCCATTCAGCGATGCAGCGATCCGGCCCAACTCACCATTACCGAGGAGTGGGACAGTCCCTTCGGGGGCTTTACTTCGCCGGCATTTAGCGGTCAACCCTAG
- the rlmB gene encoding 23S rRNA (guanosine(2251)-2'-O)-methyltransferase RlmB: MPSDNFSHDSRPSKGSAPRPGGSHRSKPRSDSAGQAKPVLKSAGGKPAGARKRYSDEGRYAPQEGGYRGKGDGYRDQGEGYRGKSDGGGYRGKSDGGGYRGKSDGGGYRGKSDGGGYRGKSDGGGYRGKSDGGGYRGKSDGGGYRDRDREQDGEKGYRGKSDGGYRGKSDGGYRDRDREQGGERGYRGKSDGGYRDNGGDRSGGYRSQGQGQFSKERPPHHDRSGAISALDSEATQEDGPADLIYGRHAVAAALENQRPLNRVWVNSKLRYDPRFLSLIDEAKASGAVIDEVDTRRLNQITEGANHQGIVAQAAPYDYKDLDEMIESALAKTKLPVIVAADGITDPHNLGAILRTAEALGAQGMVIPQRRAVGVTSTVAKVAAGALEHLPVARVINLKRALDTLKEKGFWIYGLSSEASQPVHRTTFDRPTVIVVGAEGDGLSLSVQQSCDVLMSIPLKGAVPSLNASVATGMALYEIYRHRWAAQIQMSSLQNQRQTSITKQGMTLPSESPDA; the protein is encoded by the coding sequence ATGCCGTCCGATAACTTTTCCCACGATTCCCGTCCCTCCAAAGGTTCTGCTCCTCGCCCTGGGGGTTCCCACCGAAGCAAGCCCCGGTCTGATTCCGCAGGTCAGGCTAAACCTGTGCTCAAATCCGCCGGAGGAAAGCCTGCGGGGGCCAGGAAGCGCTACAGCGACGAAGGCCGTTATGCGCCCCAAGAAGGAGGCTATCGCGGCAAAGGTGATGGGTATCGTGACCAAGGGGAAGGGTATCGGGGCAAGAGCGACGGCGGCGGCTATCGTGGCAAGAGCGACGGTGGCGGCTATCGTGGCAAGAGCGACGGTGGCGGCTATCGCGGCAAAAGCGACGGCGGTGGCTATCGTGGCAAGAGTGACGGTGGCGGCTATCGCGGCAAAAGCGACGGCGGCGGCTATCGCGGCAAAAGCGACGGTGGCGGCTATCGCGACCGAGATCGGGAACAGGATGGAGAAAAGGGCTATCGCGGTAAAAGCGACGGCGGCTATCGCGGCAAAAGTGATGGCGGCTATCGCGACCGGGATCGGGAACAGGGTGGAGAAAGGGGCTATCGCGGTAAAAGCGACGGCGGCTATCGCGACAACGGTGGGGATCGCTCAGGGGGCTACCGAAGCCAAGGCCAGGGGCAATTTTCTAAAGAACGTCCCCCCCACCATGATCGATCTGGGGCAATTAGTGCCCTAGACTCTGAGGCAACCCAGGAGGACGGCCCCGCTGATCTGATCTATGGACGCCATGCTGTAGCGGCAGCCCTCGAAAACCAGCGCCCGTTGAATCGCGTTTGGGTGAACAGCAAGCTGCGCTATGATCCCCGCTTTTTGTCATTGATTGATGAGGCTAAGGCCAGCGGAGCTGTCATTGACGAGGTAGACACTCGCCGCCTCAACCAAATCACGGAAGGGGCCAACCACCAGGGGATCGTAGCCCAAGCGGCCCCCTACGACTACAAAGATTTAGACGAGATGATCGAGTCTGCCTTGGCGAAGACCAAGCTGCCCGTCATTGTGGCCGCCGACGGGATCACGGATCCCCATAATCTGGGGGCCATTCTTCGCACCGCCGAAGCCCTCGGAGCCCAAGGGATGGTGATTCCCCAACGGCGGGCCGTGGGGGTGACTTCCACTGTGGCCAAGGTGGCGGCTGGAGCCCTAGAGCATTTGCCCGTGGCGCGGGTGATCAACCTCAAACGCGCCCTGGATACCCTGAAAGAAAAGGGCTTTTGGATTTACGGCCTGTCCTCCGAAGCTAGCCAGCCCGTCCACCGCACCACCTTTGATCGGCCCACGGTGATTGTAGTGGGGGCCGAGGGCGACGGTCTCAGCCTCAGCGTGCAGCAAAGCTGTGACGTGCTGATGTCTATTCCGCTGAAGGGGGCTGTTCCTAGCCTAAATGCATCCGTGGCTACAGGCATGGCGCTCTATGAGATCTATCGTCATCGATGGGCGGCACAAATCCAAATGTCCTCTTTGCAAAATCAAAGGCAAACCAGTATAACCAAACAAGGAATGACGCTCCCCTCTGAGAGTCCTGATGCATGA
- a CDS encoding Mini-ribonuclease 3 — protein MADAEPPDTQTLGQWLETWLWGTNGVDWLFRFRGVVLGNSLPAATLAMTDDLLADPIAAQSMVINSMVKPGNPDNRLPAAQARGLSPIALAYMGDAVYELYVRSQFLLPPKRIQDYHNAVVDQVKAEHQAELAEQLAPHLTVTEQDVFRWGRNASSRGPKRVDGAVYQKATGLETLIGYLYLTDPERLAQLLSYLNIGP, from the coding sequence TTGGCTGATGCCGAACCGCCCGATACCCAAACCCTAGGCCAGTGGCTAGAAACCTGGCTATGGGGAACCAACGGCGTAGACTGGCTCTTCCGTTTTCGAGGGGTGGTGCTGGGCAATAGCCTCCCGGCGGCGACCCTCGCCATGACGGATGACCTGCTGGCCGATCCCATCGCTGCACAATCAATGGTGATCAACTCCATGGTCAAGCCAGGGAATCCAGACAATCGACTGCCTGCGGCCCAGGCGCGGGGATTGTCGCCCATCGCCCTAGCCTATATGGGTGATGCGGTTTACGAACTGTATGTCCGCAGCCAGTTTTTGCTGCCGCCCAAACGCATCCAAGACTACCACAATGCAGTCGTTGATCAGGTCAAGGCCGAACATCAGGCCGAATTGGCGGAACAACTCGCTCCCCACCTCACAGTAACGGAGCAGGACGTCTTTCGTTGGGGGCGCAACGCCTCTTCGCGGGGGCCAAAGCGCGTTGATGGTGCTGTGTACCAAAAAGCGACAGGTCTAGAAACGCTGATCGGCTATCTCTACCTCACAGATCCAGAGCGCCTCGCCCAACTGTTGAGCTATCTCAATATCGGCCCCTAG